Proteins from one Niallia circulans genomic window:
- a CDS encoding thymidylate synthase, which yields MKQYLDLCRHVLTTGTKKEDRTGTGTVSTFGYQMRFDLAEGFPLITTKKLHLRSIIHELLWFLNGDTNIKYLQDNNVRIWNEWADEEGNLGPVYGHQWRSWTSRDGSTVDQIAELIHTIKNNPDSRRMIVSAWNVGDIPEMALPPCHCLFQFYVADGKLSCQLYQRSADVFLGVPFNISSYALLTYMIAQVCDLEVGEFIHTFGDVHIYNNHIEQVELQLTREPKPLPYLVLNKEVKDIFSFKYEDFEIVNYEAHPHIKGVVSV from the coding sequence ATGAAGCAATATTTAGATCTATGCAGACATGTCTTGACAACAGGAACGAAAAAAGAGGATCGTACAGGAACTGGCACTGTTAGTACATTCGGCTACCAAATGCGTTTCGATTTGGCAGAAGGTTTTCCGCTGATCACGACGAAAAAGCTCCACTTGCGTTCAATTATTCATGAGCTTTTATGGTTCTTAAATGGGGATACAAATATCAAGTACTTACAAGATAATAATGTTCGCATTTGGAATGAATGGGCAGATGAAGAAGGCAATCTTGGACCAGTATACGGCCATCAATGGAGATCATGGACATCAAGGGATGGTAGCACGGTAGATCAGATAGCTGAATTGATTCACACAATCAAAAATAACCCGGATTCGCGCAGAATGATTGTAAGTGCATGGAATGTCGGTGATATACCTGAAATGGCATTGCCGCCTTGTCACTGTCTGTTTCAGTTTTATGTAGCAGACGGGAAATTGTCTTGTCAATTGTACCAGCGTTCTGCCGATGTATTTTTAGGTGTGCCTTTTAATATCTCCTCATACGCTTTATTAACCTATATGATCGCCCAAGTATGTGATCTTGAAGTTGGGGAGTTTATCCATACATTTGGTGATGTTCATATTTATAATAATCATATAGAGCAAGTGGAATTACAGCTTACAAGAGAACCAAAGCCACTGCCGTATCTTGTGCTGAATAAAGAGGTTAAAGACATTTTCTCGTTCAAATATGAAGATTTTGAAATCGTGAATTATGAAGCACACCCACATATTAAAGGAGTTGTTAGTGTATGA
- a CDS encoding anthrax toxin lethal factor-related metalloendopeptidase: MKQLKKIMPFFMIGIVSILMGNSQQDSGGIMLKDFPVQSIVKDHLSAAEQKNLQAIILLPKGSFDQMEAAAIVKRLNRLPLSLLSKIEDKGIRVKLFTGKLTDNPTAKQFAGIIPRGYMTTKTWDDVPGIGGGQTVLVKIGSSRKGSGHGSVNLELHELAHSIDYKVLNYYSKKEQFLSAWNKEKASLFPHRLYFLNYPEEYFAEAFAMYYLGGSYKESLKQLAPLTYKLIASIK, translated from the coding sequence TCTCAGCAGGACTCAGGCGGAATCATGCTGAAAGATTTTCCTGTCCAATCGATTGTTAAGGATCATCTTTCAGCAGCTGAACAAAAAAATCTGCAAGCTATTATTTTGCTTCCAAAAGGAAGTTTTGATCAAATGGAAGCAGCAGCAATTGTGAAGCGCCTTAATAGGCTACCATTATCTCTGTTGTCCAAAATAGAAGATAAGGGAATAAGGGTAAAGCTTTTTACGGGGAAGCTAACCGATAATCCAACTGCAAAGCAATTTGCTGGAATTATACCAAGAGGGTATATGACGACAAAAACGTGGGATGATGTACCAGGAATTGGCGGCGGACAAACTGTGCTCGTCAAGATTGGTTCAAGCAGAAAAGGGAGCGGGCACGGTTCGGTAAACCTGGAGCTTCATGAACTGGCTCATTCCATTGACTATAAGGTATTGAATTATTATAGTAAAAAGGAACAATTTCTTTCAGCTTGGAATAAAGAGAAAGCTAGTCTTTTTCCACATAGACTGTATTTTCTAAACTATCCTGAGGAATACTTTGCGGAAGCCTTTGCCATGTATTACCTCGGCGGTTCTTATAAAGAATCATTAAAACAGCTGGCACCTTTAACATATAAACTAATTGCCAGCATTAAATAA